A single window of Amyelois transitella isolate CPQ chromosome 17, ilAmyTran1.1, whole genome shotgun sequence DNA harbors:
- the LOC106143392 gene encoding uncharacterized protein LOC106143392, with product MAQWFKYSLCVITLISIFGYAFGIKCWDCRSSNDPKCADPFDNSSMPITDCKQEKGLAHLPGIKAQMCRKIRQKVNGVWRYFRGCAYLGEVGIQGDERFCLMRTGTYNIFIEYCTCNSKDGCNSSFSFTPMPVLLMFMVCTNFMKVLL from the exons ATGGCTCAATggtttaaatattctttatgtGTCATAACATTAATCAGTATTTTCGGCTACG CTTTTGGAATCAAATGTTGGGACTGCCGCTCAAGCAACGATCCTAAATGCGCCGACCCTTTCGATAACAGTTCCATGCCTATTACTGATTGTAAACAAGAAAAGGGATTGGCGCACTTGCCAGGTATTAAAGCGCAGATGTGTCGGAAAATAAGACAAAAAG TGAATGGTGTATGGCGTTACTTCCGAGGTTGTGCATATCTCGGGGAAGTTGGCATTCAAGGAGACGAGCGGTTCTGCCTCATGAGAACTGGCACTTACAACATTTTCATTGAATACTGCACATGCAACAGCAAAGATGGGTGTAATTCTTCATTCTCTTTTACCCCCATGCcagtattattaatgtttatggTATGTACCAATTTCATGAAGGTTTTATTATAA
- the LOC106143390 gene encoding uncharacterized protein LOC106143390 yields the protein MMMYSKVYFILFVCALPSVFCVRCYQCASSQDSKGDDTCGAYKKFNRENHIAVECSSDESHTPGSFCMKLTQQSPRGFIWDGRWRQVIRRCASIADIGVTGVCNWGVYPNGVYWEECYCSSDECNSSTFVTSSLTIVLSATIFALLHKSIL from the exons ATGATGATGTAttcaaaagtttattttattctttttgtatgcGCACTTCCATCAg TATTTTGTGTTCGTTGCTACCAGTGTGCATCGTCACAGGATAGCAAAGGAGACGATACTTGTGGAGCGTACAAGAAATTCAACAGAGAAAATCATATAGCTGTCGAATGTAGCAGTGACGAGTCTCACACGCCTGGATCATTTTGCATGAAACTGACTCAACAGAGTCCAAGAGGATTTATAT GGGATGGTCGTTGGCGTCAAGTCATCAGACGGTGTGCATCCATAGCTGACATTGGAGTGACGGGTGTCTGTAATTGGGGTGTTTACCCAAACGGAGTGTATTGGGAGGAATGTTACTGTTCTTCAGATGAATGTAACAGTTCAACATTCGTCACATCATCTTTGACTATAGTTTTAAGTGCAACAATTTTTGCCTTATTGCACAAAAGTATTTTGTAG
- the LOC106143371 gene encoding 3-oxoacyl-[acyl-carrier-protein] reductase FabG encodes MDLNNKVVIVTGGSSGIGAATALLFTKEGSRVVIVGRNEKKLKNVAGECEKLGNKPLVIVADVSKDPEAKRIIDTTVNQYGQIDVLVNNAGISRSAGIGDENALNLFDEIMAVNLRSVVYLTHLATPYLVASKGNIINVSSIASTGVIAPKSFAYCTSKAGLDHFSRCVALELAPKGVRCNIVNPGPVRTDIIENSGFNAEIAAAIWKSMEKATLLGRVSDSNEVAELVVFLASDKAKGITGSSFVTDNGSSLLGVISSPIFEQ; translated from the coding sequence atggatttaaataataaagtagttATTGTGACTGGTGGAAGTTCGGGTATTGGAGCTGCCACTGCACTACTTTTCACTAAAGAAGGTTCAAGAGTTGTAATTGTGGGAAGAAAcgaaaaaaaactgaaaaatgtAGCAGGAGAATGTGAGAAATTGGGAAATAAACCTCTTGTAATTGTTGCCGATGTGTCCAAAGATCCTGAAGCAAAGAGAATTATTGATACTACAGTGAATCAATATGGACAAATAGATGTGTTGGTCAACAATGCTGGTATTAGCAGGTCCGCTGGTATAGGCGATGAAAATGCTTTAAACCTTTTTGATGAAATCATGGCTGTCAATCTTAGATCAGTGGTTTACCTTACCCATCTTGCAACTCCTTATCTCGTTGCAAGTAaaggtaatataataaatgtatcaaGTATTGCTAGTACCGGAGTAATAGCCCCAAAGAGTTTTGCTTACTGCACATCTAAAGCGGGTCTGGATCACTTTTCAAGATGCGTAGCATTAGAACTAGCTCCCAAAGGCGTGCGATGTAACATTGTCAACCCAGGTCCTGTTCGGACTGACATTATTGAGAATTCCGGTTTTAATGCAGAAATAGCAGCGGCGATTTGGAAATCCATGGAAAAGGCAACTCTCCTTGGAAGGGTTAGTGATTCAAACGAAGTGGCTGAGTTAGTTGTTTTTTTAGCGAGTGACAAAGCGAAAGGTATTACTGGATCTTCGTTTGTGACTGATAATGGAAGCTCATTGCTAGGAGTTATTTCGTCGCCGATTtttgaacaataa
- the LOC106143347 gene encoding uncharacterized oxidoreductase MexAM1_META1p0182-like, with the protein MDFKNKVVIITGASSGIGAAIALLFTKKGAKVVMVARNEDRLKNVRSNCEKFGHQPLVIVADVSKDSEAKRVINTTVSQYGRIDILVNSAGISKIAGIVDDNALKVFDEVMSVNLRSIVSLTHLATPHLIASKGNIVNVSSIPDFGALAARTFSYSTSKAALDHFSKCVAFELAPEGVRCNTVNPRPVRTEVIAHTGVSKEEEDAIWKEIEKVTALGRVSDASEVAELIVFLASNKARGITGSSFVTDNGSLLQGVSMSTSFEFK; encoded by the coding sequence ATGgattttaagaataaagtaGTTATTATAACTGGAGCAAGTTCAGGTATCGGAGCTGCTATAGCTttactatttacaaaaaaaggtGCTAAGGTTGTTATGGTCGCAAGAAATGAAGacagattaaaaaatgtaagatCGAATTGTGAAAAATTTGGACATCAGCCTCTAGTGATTGTAGCTGATGTTTCGAAGGATTCAGAAGCAAAAAGAGTCATAAATACAACTGTGAGTCAGTACGGACGTATAGACATTTTAGTAAATAGCGCTGGCATTAGCAAAATTGCAGGTATAGTGGACGATAATGCATTAAAAGTATTTGACGAAGTAATGAGTGTTAATCTTCGATCAATCGTTTCCCTCACCCATCTTGCCACTCCACATCTTATCGCTAGTAAGGGCAATATAGTGAACGTATCAAGCATTCCTGATTTTGGAGCACTGGCAGCTAGAACCTTTTCGTACAGCACTTCTAAAGCAGCTTTGGATCACTTTTCGAAATGTGTTGCATTTGAACTAGCTCCGGAAGGAGTGCGGTGTAATACCGTCAACCCAAGGCCAGTTCGGACCGAAGTTATTGCACATACTGGTGTTagtaaagaagaagaagatgctATTTGGAAAGAAATTGAAAAGGTTACAGCTCTTGGAAGGGTGAGTGACGCTAGCGAAGTGGCCGAATTAATTGTGTTTTTAGCAAGTAACAAGGCTAGAGGTATAACTGGATCCTCGTTTGTTACTGACAATGGATCGTTATTACAAGGAGTGTCCATGTCGACATCGTTTGAGTTTAAGtag